A section of the Streptomyces sp. SLBN-118 genome encodes:
- a CDS encoding glycerophosphodiester phosphodiesterase: MTQGADSSPGRRTVLGAAVMGTAALGVGGFTAGAAEADERQVSHDGHGSSYKDLPSPTIIGHRGASGYRPEHTLGSYQLALDLGAHVIEQDLVPTKDGHLVCRHENDITGTTDVAAHPEFASRKTTKSVDGVSLTGWFTEDFTLAELKTLRAKERIPATRQENTLYDGRWTIPTFEEVLRWAEKEGRRRGRPVWLHVETKHPTYFRGIGLGLEEPLARLLRRYGRDRHNSPVFLQSFEPSSIQRLAKLVSSPRVVLLSGAGSRPWDFVVAGDPRTVADLVKPEGLQWIASYAQGIGPTLDLIIPKDASGKLGTPTTLVADAHAEGLILHPYTMRNENAFLPADFRRGTDPNAYGDAFGAFKVYFETGIDGVFTDNADTGLLAAADFNG, from the coding sequence ATGACACAGGGTGCGGACAGTAGTCCCGGACGTCGGACCGTCCTGGGCGCGGCGGTAATGGGCACGGCAGCTCTCGGCGTCGGCGGGTTCACCGCCGGAGCTGCCGAGGCGGACGAGCGCCAAGTGAGCCATGACGGACACGGATCGTCGTACAAGGATCTGCCTTCCCCCACCATCATCGGCCACCGCGGCGCCAGCGGCTACCGGCCCGAACACACCCTCGGCTCCTATCAGCTCGCCCTGGACCTGGGCGCGCATGTCATCGAGCAGGACCTGGTGCCCACCAAGGACGGCCATCTCGTGTGCCGTCACGAGAACGACATCACGGGTACGACGGATGTCGCAGCGCACCCGGAGTTCGCCTCCCGCAAGACCACCAAGTCCGTCGACGGCGTCAGCCTCACCGGCTGGTTCACCGAGGACTTCACGCTCGCCGAGCTCAAGACGCTGCGCGCCAAGGAGCGGATCCCGGCCACGCGCCAGGAGAACACCCTCTACGACGGGCGCTGGACGATCCCCACCTTCGAAGAGGTACTGCGCTGGGCCGAGAAGGAGGGCCGCCGGCGTGGCCGTCCCGTATGGCTCCATGTCGAGACCAAGCACCCCACGTACTTCCGGGGGATCGGCCTCGGTCTCGAGGAGCCGCTCGCCCGGCTGCTGCGCCGGTACGGCCGCGACCGCCACAACTCGCCCGTCTTCCTTCAGTCGTTCGAGCCGAGCAGTATCCAGCGGCTGGCCAAGCTGGTGTCCTCACCGCGCGTCGTACTGCTGTCCGGCGCGGGCAGCCGCCCGTGGGACTTCGTCGTGGCGGGCGACCCGCGTACGGTCGCCGACCTCGTCAAGCCCGAGGGCCTGCAGTGGATCGCCTCCTACGCGCAGGGCATCGGCCCGACCCTGGACCTGATCATCCCGAAGGACGCGAGCGGCAAGCTGGGCACGCCCACGACGCTGGTGGCCGACGCGCACGCCGAGGGCCTGATCCTGCACCCGTACACGATGCGCAACGAGAACGCCTTCCTGCCCGCCGACTTCCGGCGCGGCACCGACCCGAACGCCTACGGCGACGCGTTCGGCGCGTTCAAGGTCTACTTCGAGACCGGCATCGACGGCGTCTTCACCGACAACGCCGACACCGGGCTGCTGGCGGCCGCCGACTTCAACGGCTGA
- a CDS encoding methionine ABC transporter permease yields MTWSQMQPLLSQGTIDTLYMVLWSTLVTVAGGLPLGVLLVLTDKGGLLQNTPVNKVVGVIVNIGRSLPFIILLIALIPFTTLVVGTFIGPTAMIVPLAVGAIPFFARLVETAIREVDHGLVEAVQSMGGSIPTIVRKVLLPQALPSLVSAVTTTVIVLVGYSAMAGAVGGEGLGSKAVTYGFQRFETQFMLITVVVLIAVVTAVQLIGDGVVRLLARRGRTAS; encoded by the coding sequence GTGACCTGGTCGCAAATGCAGCCGCTGCTGAGCCAGGGCACCATCGACACCCTCTACATGGTGCTGTGGTCCACCCTTGTCACGGTCGCGGGCGGACTGCCGCTCGGAGTGCTCCTGGTCCTCACCGACAAAGGCGGACTGCTGCAGAACACCCCGGTGAACAAGGTCGTCGGCGTGATCGTGAACATCGGCCGTTCGCTGCCGTTCATCATCCTGCTGATCGCGCTGATCCCCTTCACCACGCTGGTCGTCGGCACCTTCATCGGTCCCACCGCGATGATCGTGCCGCTCGCCGTCGGCGCCATTCCGTTCTTCGCGCGGCTCGTCGAGACGGCGATCCGCGAGGTCGACCACGGTCTTGTCGAAGCCGTCCAGTCGATGGGCGGCTCGATCCCGACGATCGTCCGCAAGGTGCTGCTGCCGCAGGCTCTGCCCTCACTCGTCTCCGCCGTCACGACCACCGTGATCGTCCTCGTCGGCTACTCGGCCATGGCAGGGGCGGTCGGCGGCGAAGGACTCGGATCCAAGGCCGTCACCTACGGATTCCAGCGCTTCGAGACCCAGTTCATGCTGATCACGGTCGTCGTCCTGATCGCCGTCGTCACCGCCGTACAGCTCATCGGCGACGGAGTCGTACGACTCCTGGCACGCCGGGGCCGTACCGCTTCCTGA
- a CDS encoding alpha/beta fold hydrolase: MPLRTLLRPLISAAAVAVLGAAGLAASTTASATDVALSPPGANDWSCRPDAAHPQPVVLVNGTFKTMAENWATLSPKLAAEGYCVFAFDYGDAATAPIPDSAAQLRDFVDTVRSGTGAKKVDLVGHSQGGMMPRYYVKFLGGATKVDDLVGIVPSNHGTSNPLALVAGATVCPSCVDQTAGSELLTELNADPEAPVGPDYTQIATRYDEVVVPYTSSYLSGSDAYVTNALLQDACPLNTSEHDQAPKDLVVAQWVLNALGRSGPADPGFRPDCVPIG; the protein is encoded by the coding sequence ATGCCTCTACGCACGCTTCTCCGCCCGCTGATCTCAGCCGCCGCGGTGGCGGTTCTCGGCGCGGCGGGGCTCGCCGCTTCCACTACCGCCTCAGCCACGGACGTCGCCCTCTCCCCGCCCGGTGCGAATGACTGGTCCTGCAGGCCGGACGCGGCGCACCCGCAGCCCGTCGTCCTGGTCAACGGCACCTTCAAGACGATGGCCGAGAACTGGGCCACGCTCTCGCCGAAGCTGGCCGCCGAGGGCTACTGCGTCTTCGCGTTCGACTACGGTGACGCGGCCACCGCGCCGATCCCCGATTCGGCGGCGCAGTTGCGCGACTTCGTCGACACCGTGCGCAGCGGGACGGGCGCCAAGAAGGTCGACCTCGTCGGACACAGCCAGGGTGGCATGATGCCGCGCTACTACGTGAAATTCCTCGGCGGGGCGACCAAGGTGGACGACCTGGTCGGCATTGTGCCGTCCAACCACGGCACCTCGAACCCGCTGGCGCTCGTCGCCGGTGCCACCGTCTGTCCGTCCTGCGTGGACCAGACGGCCGGCTCGGAGCTGCTGACCGAGCTCAACGCCGACCCTGAGGCGCCCGTCGGCCCCGACTACACGCAGATCGCCACTCGGTACGACGAGGTCGTGGTGCCGTACACGAGCTCCTATCTCTCGGGCTCCGACGCGTATGTCACCAATGCGCTGCTCCAGGACGCCTGTCCGCTCAACACTTCGGAGCACGACCAGGCCCCCAAGGATCTGGTCGTCGCCCAGTGGGTGCTGAACGCCCTCGGGCGCTCGGGTCCCGCCGACCCGGGCTTCCGGCCGGACTGCGTGCCCATCGGCTGA
- a CDS encoding GNAT family N-acetyltransferase has product MGMSVTISAARAQDAEQILKLQYLCYQSEAELYGDYGIEPLTQSLDDLRAEIAQGHALVARLGDEVVASVRGIVDESGTARISKLMVHPRMQRHGLGGRLLDVIEKRFSGEEAAKRFQLFTGHRSESNLRLYRSRGYMQVSSEQVGPRLTLVTLEKAAVAGDFATSA; this is encoded by the coding sequence ATGGGCATGAGCGTGACCATCTCAGCGGCAAGAGCACAGGACGCGGAGCAGATCCTCAAGCTGCAGTATCTGTGCTATCAGAGCGAGGCCGAGCTGTACGGCGACTACGGAATCGAGCCCCTCACCCAGTCGCTGGACGACCTGCGGGCCGAAATAGCCCAGGGGCACGCATTGGTGGCCCGGCTCGGCGACGAAGTGGTCGCCTCCGTGCGCGGCATCGTCGACGAGAGCGGAACGGCCCGGATCTCCAAGCTGATGGTGCACCCCCGGATGCAGCGCCACGGCCTGGGCGGCCGGCTGCTCGACGTCATCGAGAAGCGTTTTTCGGGGGAAGAGGCCGCCAAGCGCTTCCAGCTCTTCACCGGCCACCGCAGCGAGAGCAATCTGAGGCTGTATCGCAGCCGCGGCTATATGCAGGTATCCAGCGAGCAGGTCGGCCCGCGGCTGACGCTCGTCACCCTGGAGAAGGCGGCCGTGGCCGGCGACTTCGCCACCAGCGCCTAG
- a CDS encoding TetR/AcrR family transcriptional regulator, with the protein MALDREQVLRTAAALLSRKSTATMDEVARAVGIGRATLHRHFAGRDALVKALEALGMQEFEAALDRARLAEGGAEEGLRRLIAEMEPAADLLAFLVTENQLFEGEQVHEGWARLDARVSAFFKRGQEQGEFRIDLTPAWLTEALYGLIGACAWSVMDGRVARNDFQYMIAELLLGGARRSVEK; encoded by the coding sequence ATGGCTCTGGATCGTGAACAGGTGCTCCGCACCGCCGCCGCCCTCCTCTCCCGTAAGTCCACCGCGACCATGGACGAGGTCGCCCGCGCCGTCGGTATCGGGCGGGCCACCCTTCATCGGCACTTCGCGGGGCGCGACGCGCTGGTCAAAGCCCTGGAAGCGCTCGGTATGCAGGAGTTCGAGGCGGCGCTCGACCGGGCTCGGCTCGCGGAGGGCGGGGCCGAGGAGGGGCTGCGACGGCTCATCGCCGAGATGGAGCCCGCCGCCGATCTGCTCGCGTTCCTCGTCACCGAGAACCAGCTCTTCGAGGGCGAACAGGTCCACGAGGGCTGGGCACGGCTCGACGCCCGGGTGTCCGCGTTCTTCAAGCGCGGCCAGGAACAGGGCGAGTTCCGGATCGACCTGACGCCCGCCTGGCTGACCGAGGCGCTCTACGGCCTCATCGGCGCCTGCGCCTGGTCCGTCATGGACGGCCGCGTCGCCAGGAACGACTTCCAGTACATGATCGCCGAGCTGCTGCTCGGCGGAGCACGACGGAGTGTGGAGAAATGA
- a CDS encoding 1-acyl-sn-glycerol-3-phosphate acyltransferase: protein MTPEDPLSRLSIIKAVLGPILRLMFRPRVEGAENIPATGPVILAGNHLTFIDSMILPLVCDRPVYFIGKDEYVTGKGVKGRMMAWFFTGCGMIPVDRDGANGGVAALMTGRRVLEEGKIFGIYPEGTRSPDGRLYRGRTGIARLTLMTGAPVVPFAVIGTDKLQPGGAGLPRPGRVTIRFGEPMEFSRYDGMDRDRYVLRAVTDSVMTEVMELSGQEYVDMYATKAKAA, encoded by the coding sequence ATGACACCGGAGGACCCGTTGTCCCGCTTGTCGATCATCAAGGCCGTGCTAGGACCGATCCTGCGCCTGATGTTCCGCCCCCGCGTGGAAGGCGCCGAGAACATCCCGGCGACCGGACCCGTCATCCTCGCCGGCAATCATCTGACGTTCATCGACTCGATGATCCTTCCGCTGGTGTGCGACCGTCCGGTCTACTTCATCGGCAAGGACGAGTACGTCACGGGCAAGGGCGTCAAAGGCCGGATGATGGCCTGGTTCTTCACCGGCTGCGGAATGATCCCTGTGGACCGCGACGGCGCGAACGGCGGTGTTGCCGCGCTGATGACGGGCCGCCGGGTGCTGGAGGAGGGCAAGATCTTCGGCATCTACCCGGAGGGCACCCGCTCCCCCGACGGCCGTCTGTACAGGGGGCGTACGGGCATCGCCCGGCTCACCCTGATGACCGGCGCGCCCGTGGTCCCGTTCGCGGTGATCGGCACGGACAAGCTGCAGCCGGGCGGCGCGGGTCTGCCGCGGCCGGGCCGGGTGACGATCCGGTTCGGCGAGCCGATGGAGTTCTCGCGCTACGACGGGATGGACCGCGATCGCTATGTGCTGCGGGCGGTGACGGACTCGGTGATGACGGAGGTCATGGAGCTCTCCGGCCAGGAGTACGTGGACATGTACGCGACGAAGGCGAAGGCGGCGTGA
- a CDS encoding methionine ABC transporter ATP-binding protein, whose translation MITTTGLTKVYESRGREVTALDGVDLHVREGEVFGVVGQSGAGKSSLIRCVNLLERPTSGTVTVAGQDLTALAGRSRRASKELRQARSRIGMVFQHFNLLSSRTVKDNIELPLEILGASGAERSRKALELLDLVGLADKAKAYPGQLSGGQKQRVGIARALAGDPKVLLSDEATSALDPETTRSILQLLRDLNRQLGLTVLLITHEMDVVKTICDSAALMKKGKIIESGTVSELLATPGSELAQELFPVGGEASGPDSTVVDVTFHGEATTQPVISQLSRTYNVDISILAAAMDTVGGKQIGRMRIELPGRYEENVVPVGFLREQGLQVDVVDAAPAAERTALPAQSAALVEEFAK comes from the coding sequence GTGATCACCACTACGGGCCTGACCAAGGTCTACGAGTCACGAGGCCGCGAGGTCACCGCGCTGGACGGCGTCGATCTGCATGTCCGTGAGGGCGAGGTCTTCGGAGTCGTCGGCCAGAGCGGCGCCGGAAAGTCCTCACTCATCCGCTGCGTCAACCTGCTCGAGCGCCCCACCTCCGGCACCGTGACCGTGGCCGGCCAGGACCTCACCGCGCTCGCCGGCCGCAGCCGCCGCGCCTCGAAAGAACTGCGCCAGGCACGCAGCCGTATTGGCATGGTCTTCCAGCATTTCAACCTGCTGTCCTCGCGCACCGTCAAGGACAACATCGAACTGCCGCTGGAGATCCTCGGCGCCTCCGGTGCCGAGCGCTCCCGCAAGGCCCTCGAACTGCTCGACCTGGTGGGCCTCGCCGACAAGGCGAAGGCCTACCCCGGCCAGCTGTCCGGCGGACAGAAGCAGCGCGTCGGTATCGCCCGGGCGCTCGCGGGCGACCCCAAGGTTCTTCTCTCCGACGAGGCGACCAGCGCTCTCGATCCCGAGACCACCCGCTCGATCCTTCAGCTGCTGCGCGACCTCAACCGGCAGCTCGGACTGACCGTGCTGCTCATCACGCACGAGATGGACGTCGTCAAGACCATCTGCGACTCCGCAGCACTGATGAAGAAAGGAAAGATCATCGAATCCGGCACCGTGAGCGAACTGCTCGCGACCCCCGGCTCCGAGCTTGCTCAGGAGCTGTTCCCGGTAGGCGGTGAGGCCTCCGGCCCCGACAGCACCGTCGTCGACGTCACCTTCCACGGTGAGGCCACGACCCAGCCGGTCATCTCCCAGCTCTCGCGCACGTACAACGTCGACATCTCGATCCTCGCCGCCGCGATGGACACCGTCGGCGGCAAGCAGATCGGCCGGATGCGCATCGAACTGCCCGGACGGTACGAGGAGAACGTCGTCCCGGTCGGCTTCCTGCGCGAACAGGGCCTCCAGGTCGATGTCGTCGACGCGGCCCCCGCCGCGGAGCGGACGGCCCTCCCGGCGCAGAGCGCCGCGCTGGTCGAGGAGTTCGCCAAGTGA
- a CDS encoding sigma-70 family RNA polymerase sigma factor has product MRLLEELRPLVSAEATAEAPACAIEARDLEQAVWVRLLERLDGAGPPPDTARWVKSAVRAEARRARRTAARELPYGPEPPADPAGSPERAVLWSERRRALRAAVARTPGNCPRLLTAMLSPDDPTYREIAGELGISQGSLGPMRSRCLGCLRRMLTAEVVAPEPGGKER; this is encoded by the coding sequence ATGAGGCTTCTCGAAGAACTTCGCCCGCTCGTGAGCGCCGAGGCAACGGCCGAGGCACCCGCCTGCGCGATAGAGGCCCGCGATCTCGAACAGGCCGTCTGGGTGCGGCTGCTCGAACGCCTCGACGGGGCCGGCCCGCCGCCGGACACCGCCCGCTGGGTCAAATCGGCGGTACGCGCGGAAGCGCGCCGCGCCCGCCGCACCGCGGCCCGGGAGCTGCCGTACGGTCCTGAGCCCCCGGCGGATCCGGCAGGCAGCCCGGAACGCGCCGTGCTGTGGTCCGAGCGCCGTCGGGCACTGCGCGCCGCGGTCGCTCGCACACCGGGAAACTGCCCGCGGCTGCTGACTGCGATGCTGTCGCCCGACGACCCGACCTACCGCGAAATCGCAGGAGAGTTGGGAATCTCACAAGGCAGTCTGGGGCCAATGCGTTCCCGTTGCCTGGGATGCCTGCGCAGAATGCTGACGGCAGAGGTTGTGGCTCCTGAACCTGGGGGAAAGGAGCGGTAG
- a CDS encoding MFS transporter: MSSTVQRPSRTDETLYRPGRWLALAVLVLAVLLVAVDATVLGLATPYLSEDLKPSGTQLLWIGDVYSFVIAGLLVSMGSLGDRIGRKKLLLIGAVAFGAVSVLNAYATTPEMMILARALLGVAGATLMPSTLALIRNIFHDPKERSLAIGIWGAMASAGAAVGPVVGGFLLEHFWWGSVFLINLPVMAVLVLVGIKLVPESKSPVSGPWDLASVALSLMGIVGVVYAIKAAATHGLTWEAGAAALIGFGALYGFVRRQLTLPAPLLDMRLFGHRGFSGAVLADLLTILGLSGLVFFLSQFLQLVQGRGPFEAGLAELPAALGAVATGLIAGTVARRFSVRSVVAGGLAAVGLALAAMTLISQSTGYPLLGAALLFVGIGAGFSFTVTSDVILSSVPKEQAGAASAVSETAYELGAALGIALLGSVVTGVYRDFASPAGVPSATASAAHESLGGAVDAAAGLPHDQGAALVGAAQDAFVDGLRFATGVGAAVLLATAVAAWFLLRGQKLEDGLEHH, encoded by the coding sequence ATGAGCAGCACCGTCCAGCGCCCGAGCCGGACGGACGAGACCCTGTACCGACCCGGGCGCTGGCTCGCGCTCGCCGTCCTGGTACTGGCCGTCCTGCTGGTGGCCGTCGACGCCACCGTCCTCGGACTAGCCACCCCGTACCTCAGCGAGGACCTCAAGCCCTCAGGCACCCAGCTGCTGTGGATCGGCGACGTCTACTCGTTCGTCATCGCGGGCCTGCTCGTCTCCATGGGCAGCCTCGGCGACCGGATCGGCCGCAAGAAGCTTCTGCTGATCGGCGCGGTCGCGTTCGGCGCCGTCTCCGTCCTCAACGCGTACGCCACCACCCCCGAGATGATGATTCTCGCTCGCGCTCTGCTCGGCGTCGCGGGCGCGACCCTCATGCCGTCCACCCTCGCGCTGATCCGGAACATCTTCCACGACCCCAAGGAGCGCAGCCTCGCCATCGGGATCTGGGGCGCGATGGCCTCCGCCGGTGCGGCGGTCGGACCCGTCGTCGGCGGCTTCCTGCTGGAGCACTTCTGGTGGGGCTCGGTCTTCCTCATTAACCTGCCCGTGATGGCCGTTCTGGTGCTCGTCGGCATCAAGCTCGTGCCGGAGTCGAAGAGCCCGGTGTCCGGGCCCTGGGATCTGGCAAGTGTCGCGCTGTCCCTCATGGGCATAGTCGGTGTCGTCTACGCCATCAAGGCGGCGGCGACCCACGGACTCACCTGGGAGGCCGGTGCGGCGGCCCTTATCGGCTTCGGCGCGCTGTACGGCTTCGTCCGCAGGCAGCTGACGCTTCCGGCGCCGCTGCTCGACATGAGGCTGTTTGGTCACCGGGGCTTCTCCGGAGCGGTTCTGGCCGACTTGCTGACCATCCTCGGGCTCTCCGGCCTGGTGTTCTTCCTGTCCCAGTTCCTGCAACTGGTCCAGGGCAGGGGGCCGTTCGAGGCCGGGCTCGCCGAACTGCCCGCCGCGCTCGGCGCGGTGGCGACCGGCCTGATCGCGGGCACCGTCGCCCGGCGGTTCTCCGTCCGGTCCGTGGTGGCCGGCGGACTCGCCGCCGTCGGTCTCGCCCTGGCCGCGATGACGCTGATCAGCCAGTCCACCGGCTATCCGCTGCTCGGAGCCGCGCTGCTTTTCGTCGGTATCGGCGCGGGATTCTCCTTCACCGTCACCTCCGACGTCATTCTGTCCAGCGTGCCCAAGGAGCAGGCCGGCGCCGCGTCAGCGGTGTCCGAGACGGCCTACGAACTCGGAGCAGCCCTCGGCATCGCGCTGCTGGGCTCGGTCGTCACCGGCGTCTACCGCGACTTCGCGAGCCCGGCCGGCGTGCCGTCAGCCACGGCATCCGCCGCCCATGAGTCGCTGGGCGGGGCCGTCGACGCTGCGGCCGGACTGCCGCACGACCAGGGCGCGGCCCTGGTCGGCGCCGCCCAGGACGCGTTCGTCGACGGCCTCCGGTTCGCGACGGGTGTGGGCGCGGCGGTGCTGCTCGCGACCGCTGTTGCCGCCTGGTTCCTGCTGCGCGGCCAGAAGCTCGAGGACGGCCTCGAACACCACTAG
- a CDS encoding GNAT family N-acetyltransferase, with amino-acid sequence MLCLYGYDPSHTVFGMELRMTTTFPDVSISTERLVLRPLEEADIPAHTEMMNDEMVTAWTSVPHPYTAADSDAWIRRIAPAERTEGRGIVLAVTEFLTQRLVGVVHLKNTNWRTLATEVAYMTAPWARGEGYATESVLAVAQWLFRVQKFERLELRTAADNTASQQVAQKIGCISEGVLRNAWIARTQTEDGGWADIRTDLIVWSLLPEDLEGVSGRMADAGYASFTDWN; translated from the coding sequence ATGCTGTGCCTTTACGGCTACGACCCTTCACACACGGTCTTCGGCATGGAGCTGCGCATGACTACCACCTTCCCGGACGTGTCCATCAGCACGGAGCGGTTGGTGCTGCGCCCCCTCGAAGAAGCCGACATCCCGGCGCACACCGAGATGATGAACGACGAGATGGTCACGGCATGGACCTCGGTGCCGCACCCGTACACCGCCGCGGACTCCGATGCGTGGATCCGCAGGATCGCTCCTGCAGAGCGCACCGAAGGCCGCGGAATCGTTCTGGCGGTCACCGAGTTCCTCACCCAGCGGCTCGTCGGCGTCGTCCATCTCAAGAACACCAACTGGCGCACCCTCGCCACGGAGGTCGCCTACATGACCGCTCCCTGGGCCCGCGGTGAGGGCTACGCCACCGAATCGGTGCTTGCCGTCGCCCAGTGGCTGTTCCGCGTCCAGAAGTTCGAGCGCCTTGAACTGCGCACCGCCGCCGACAACACGGCCTCCCAGCAGGTCGCGCAGAAGATCGGCTGCATCAGCGAGGGCGTGCTGCGCAACGCATGGATAGCGCGCACGCAGACAGAGGACGGGGGCTGGGCCGACATCCGTACCGATCTGATCGTCTGGAGCCTGCTCCCCGAGGACCTCGAGGGCGTGTCGGGCCGGATGGCTGACGCGGGCTACGCCTCCTTCACCGACTGGAACTGA
- the argH gene encoding argininosuccinate lyase, whose product MSSNNGDVRLWGGRFADGPADALAKLSASVHFDWRLAPYDISGSRAHARVLHKAGLLTDDELHRMLAGLDQLEADVADGSFVGTIADEDVHTALERGLLERLGPDLGGKLRAGRSRNDQVATLFRMYLRDHARIIGSLIADLQDALVGLAEAHPAVAMPGRTHLQHAQPVLFAHHVLAHVQSLSRDAERLRQWDERTAVSPYGSGALAGSSLGLDPEAVAADLGFEHGSAGNSIDGTASRDFVAEFAFITAMIGVNLSRIAEEIIIWNTKEFSFVTLHDAFSTGSSIMPQKKNPDIAELARGKSGRLIGNLTGLMATLKALPLAYNRDLQEDKEPVFDSCDQLEVLLPAFTGMMATLTVNRERMEELAPAGFSLATDIAEWLVKQGVPFRVAHEVAGECVKVCETQGIELDQLTDAQFAQISPHLTPDVRKVLNVPGALASRSGRGGTAPSAVAVQLAELKADLAVQRAWADAKR is encoded by the coding sequence GTGAGCAGCAACAACGGTGACGTACGGCTCTGGGGCGGCCGTTTCGCCGACGGTCCCGCCGATGCGCTGGCCAAGCTGTCGGCGTCGGTGCACTTCGACTGGCGTCTGGCGCCGTACGACATCTCCGGTTCGCGGGCGCACGCGCGCGTGCTGCACAAGGCCGGCCTGCTCACGGACGACGAGCTCCACCGCATGCTGGCCGGACTCGACCAGCTCGAAGCGGATGTCGCCGACGGGTCCTTCGTGGGCACCATCGCCGACGAGGACGTGCACACCGCCCTCGAGCGGGGTCTGCTGGAGCGCCTCGGCCCCGACCTCGGCGGCAAACTGCGCGCCGGGCGGTCACGCAACGACCAGGTCGCCACCCTCTTCCGGATGTATCTGCGGGACCACGCCCGCATCATCGGCTCTCTGATCGCGGATCTGCAGGACGCGCTGGTGGGCCTGGCCGAGGCGCACCCCGCCGTCGCGATGCCCGGCCGTACGCATCTGCAGCACGCACAGCCGGTGCTCTTCGCCCACCATGTCCTGGCGCACGTCCAGTCGCTGTCCCGCGACGCGGAGCGGCTGCGGCAGTGGGACGAGCGCACCGCGGTCTCTCCGTACGGCTCGGGCGCGCTCGCCGGGTCCTCGCTCGGCCTCGACCCGGAGGCGGTCGCCGCGGACCTGGGCTTCGAGCACGGCTCGGCGGGGAACTCCATCGACGGCACGGCGTCGCGGGACTTCGTCGCGGAGTTCGCCTTCATCACCGCGATGATCGGCGTCAATCTCTCGCGGATCGCGGAGGAGATCATCATCTGGAACACGAAGGAGTTCTCCTTCGTGACCCTGCACGACGCGTTCTCGACCGGGTCGTCGATCATGCCGCAGAAGAAGAACCCGGACATCGCGGAGCTGGCGCGGGGCAAGTCGGGGCGCCTGATCGGCAATCTGACGGGCCTGATGGCGACGCTCAAGGCCCTGCCGCTCGCGTACAACCGTGACCTCCAGGAGGACAAGGAGCCGGTCTTCGACTCCTGCGACCAGCTGGAGGTCCTGCTCCCGGCCTTCACCGGGATGATGGCGACGCTGACCGTCAACCGCGAGCGGATGGAGGAGCTGGCCCCGGCCGGCTTCTCGCTGGCGACAGACATCGCGGAGTGGCTCGTCAAGCAGGGTGTGCCGTTCCGGGTGGCGCACGAGGTGGCGGGGGAGTGCGTCAAGGTGTGCGAGACGCAGGGGATCGAGCTCGACCAGCTGACCGATGCTCAGTTTGCTCAAATTTCGCCGCATCTGACACCAGATGTCCGAAAGGTTCTCAATGTTCCTGGCGCGCTTGCCTCGCGCAGCGGACGTGGCGGCACCGCGCCCTCGGCGGTGGCCGTCCAACTCGCCGAACTGAAGGCCGATCTGGCCGTGCAGCGGGCCTGGGCGGACGCCAAGCGCTGA
- a CDS encoding MetQ/NlpA family ABC transporter substrate-binding protein — protein sequence MRKNIRFTVSAAALGALALGLTACGTASDPAARADSGTKGDESRALVVAASPTPHADILNYVKDKLAKKAGLNLEVKEFTDYVLPNTATESGQVDANFFQHKPYLDDFNKKNNTHIVPVVNVHLEPLGLYSKKAKTLKEITSGQTVAVPNDTTNEGRALALLADNGLITLKDGAGSSAKLSDIKDSKGLKFKEIEAATLPRALNDVDAAVINGNYAIEADLKPAKDALALEKAEGNPYANFLAVRQGSEKDARVQKLAKLLNSPEVQRFIEDTYAGSVVPAFGAAN from the coding sequence GTGCGTAAGAACATCAGGTTCACCGTGTCCGCCGCCGCTCTCGGGGCCCTCGCCCTCGGCCTCACCGCCTGCGGCACCGCGTCCGACCCGGCCGCCAGGGCCGACTCCGGCACCAAGGGCGACGAGTCCAGGGCGCTGGTCGTCGCCGCATCCCCGACGCCGCACGCGGACATCCTCAATTACGTCAAGGACAAGCTGGCGAAGAAGGCCGGACTGAACCTCGAGGTCAAGGAGTTCACGGACTACGTCCTGCCGAACACCGCCACCGAGAGCGGCCAGGTCGACGCCAACTTCTTCCAGCACAAGCCGTACCTCGACGACTTCAACAAGAAGAACAACACCCACATCGTCCCCGTCGTCAACGTTCACCTGGAGCCGCTCGGCCTCTACTCCAAGAAGGCCAAGACCCTCAAGGAGATCACCTCCGGCCAGACCGTGGCTGTGCCGAACGACACCACCAACGAGGGTCGTGCGCTGGCGCTGCTCGCCGACAACGGGCTGATCACCCTCAAGGACGGCGCGGGCAGCAGCGCCAAGCTCTCCGACATCAAGGACAGCAAGGGCCTGAAGTTCAAGGAGATCGAGGCCGCCACGCTGCCCCGCGCCCTGAACGACGTCGACGCCGCGGTCATCAACGGCAACTACGCCATCGAGGCCGACCTCAAGCCCGCCAAGGACGCCCTTGCGCTGGAGAAGGCCGAGGGCAACCCGTACGCCAACTTCCTCGCCGTCAGGCAGGGCAGCGAGAAGGACGCCCGGGTGCAGAAGCTCGCGAAGCTCCTCAACTCCCCCGAGGTGCAGAGGTTCATCGAGGACACGTATGCCGGATCGGTCGTCCCGGCCTTCGGCGCCGCCAACTGA